The Leadbetterella byssophila DSM 17132 DNA window ATGTAAACCGGTTTAGATTTATCCAAAGTAGCCACCATGGAATTAAACTGGGGAGAGCGAACGTCTATATTGCTAGCATTGGGAATATGTCCCGCTTTGAATTCAGAGGGAGTTCTAACGTCTACCAATTGCACCTGAGGTTCTGCTTCAAGTTTTTTTGAAAGTTCTTCAGCACTTAACTTTTGAGCGCATGCTCCTGTTCCTAGGAGCAGTAATAGCAAATGTTTATACATAATTAATGAGGTAGATGATCTTTAATCTTTCCATAAAAATAGGTGCCGGCAATAGCACTTAATAAAGAAACAATAATCACAGTAGCTCCTGTTCCCACTTGAGCAAACAGGGGACCTGGGCAGGCTCCTGTCAATGCCCATCCGAATCCAAAAAGTAGGCCACCAAAGATCTGTCCTTTTTGGAAGGTCTTAGGTTCTACTTTCACGGGTTCTCCGTCCAAGGTTTTTATATTGAATTTACGAATGATAAACAAGGAACTCATTCCCACTACCACGGCACTTCCAATCACACCATACATATGGAAAGATTCCATACGGAACATCTCTTGGATCCTGAACCAGGAGATGATTTCAGCTTTGACAAAAACAAAGCCAAAGAGAATTCCTACGAATAAATAAGGCCATTTGTTTTTCATAATCCAAGAATATAAGGTAAGATAAGATTAGCCATGATTAAACCACCCGCCATAAAGCATATAGTGGCTACAAGGGATGGCCACTGTAGATTTGAAAGTCCCATGATGGAGTGCCCACTCGTGCAGCCGCCTGCATAGCGAGTTCCGAAGCCTACTAAGAAACCTCCTACAATCATCAGAATAAAGCCTCTAGGCGTTACTAGTGCTGGCCAGTTGAATAAGTCTGCTGGAACGAGTTGGGAATAGTCTGTAATGCCATAATTGCTTAGGTCTGCTTTAAGACTTTCCGCTACTTGCACAGGTTCAGGATTGCCGAAGATTACTCCTCCTATAAATCCCCCAATAGCAATGCCGAGTACAAAAAAGAGGTTCCAGGATTCTTTTTTCCAATCGTATTGAAAGAAGGGTAGCTTAGTAGGAAGGCAAGCTGCGCATAAATGTCTCAGGGAAGAGCTGATGCCAAAGGCTTTGTTGCCAATTAGCAGTAAGGCGGGAACTGTAAGTCCTATGAGGGGACCTGCTACGTACCATGGCCAGGGTTGGGTTAGAATTTTCATGTCTAGTCACATTTTTAGTGTAAAAATGTGCATTCTTAACCAATAGTTTATGTAGCAGGTCTATAAATTATCTGAATAAGTCTTGGTAAATCTTCTTTTGTAGGGCAGTTTGATCCTTTCTAAGTGTCATTTGGTAATTCTCATCAAGATCTATGCCTATCATTCTGAAATAATGGGCGTAATCTAACTCTTTGGTGGAATACACATATTGGAAAATGTCATCTAAAGGCGTACCCGCATATTTTTCGCAGATTTTTATGAATTCTGCATCAGTATATCCACGATTTCCTTTCTTATAGATTTCGTGATATAGATACCTCATGACATCGTCCAGGCTCCTAGTGTTTTGAGTTGCCGTCCGAATGCGGATGTCTAATAACATCCCTACCAAAGGACCCTTTTCATAGTATGAAATAGTTTCTCCTTTTTTACCAAATGGACCATCTTCCCAAGTTTTTGCCGAAGATTCAGCAAGAGTCTGTTTCAAACGTCCTGGATTCTTTTGGAAGTTTGCTATAGAGGCACTCCAGGCTTTTTTCATTTCCTCTGCGCTAAGAAGTCCTGCTCTGTTCATAATGATGTTCTCATAATAAGCAGTTAAGCCTTCTGCCACCCAAAGCATATTGGTACGGTTAGGTTGGCTGTAGTCAAATGGACCCAGTTCAATAGGTCGGATTCTTTTAGCGTTGAAATGATGGAAATACTCATGCGTTAGAAAGCTCAAGGTTCTCGTTCTGCCTGGACCTTCAAGTTCTTGTCCTGTAAACGCAACAGCCGTAGAGTTTAATTGTTCAATTCCTCCGTTTCCTGGACCTAAGCCTATAAAGGTGTAATGTTCGTAGGGAATGTCTCCTATTAATTCGATGGCAGTTGATATGATCTTTTTTAGATCATTCATTAATCTCAGCCCATCAAATGTACCCATAGCATAACCTAGAAATCTATGCTTTTTGCCACCTATTTCAAAAGGAGGAAGTTCCTTCAATTCTCCAATTAAAAGAGGGCTGTCATATAGTATATCTACATCTTTAGCGTAATAGGTATAAGCTTTTAAGGAATCTAGTCCCGTAGCTACTTTTGTCCACTCGGAGGGTGCATGAATATGAATTTGAGCAGGAGTATCCTTTTCATTTTTTCGGTGTAAGAAGAGGGCCGAAGGCTTCAAAAAGGCTCTTTCTTTGTCTATAAAAGCGGTTCCCACAAAGTTTCTTTCAGCTCGTACTTTATATTTTACTTTGAGCTCTTTTGTATTAGAGGTATATATTCTCCAGGTATTATGCCCAAACTTAATCCATCTCAGTGTGTCCCCGTATTCATTGTAGGCATGAAAATCATGGAAATTCTTCCCAAAATCCATTACCTGGTAATAGCCTGGTGACCAGGCGGGTATTTCTAAGTCCAAGTATGGCTCAGTAGGAGCTGAAGTAGTTAGGGTAAGATCATATTGGTAAGAACGCAAATCTACCTCAAAATTGAGTTCTTGGGCTTGAAGTCCTCCTCCTAGGAATAAAAGGGTGATTAGTTTCTTCATAAAGCAAAAAGAGCCGGGTAAAATTACCCGGCCTTTAGTTATTTGTGAAATATAATGTTCTTAATAGCCCGCATTCTGCTTTAAGTTCGGGTTCTTGTTCAATTCCCCGTTAGGAATTGGGAAGATAATCCGAGTGTTTGCTTGAGGATGTGGGTTATGGTTAAACCATGATTTGGTTTGGTAAACTCCAAAACGGATCAGGTCTTGTCTACGGTGAGCTTCAGCTGCGAATTCCCAGCCTAACTCGTCTAAGAAACGACCGTACTTGATATCAGCTCCACCGTTTTTCACAGCTACACTTCCATCTTTTTCTTGCCATCCGTACTGATATGCACTACCCTGAAGTAGTTCTGCACCGCTTACAGTAGCTTTTGCCGGATTAGATTTGAAAGCTCTCTGTCTAACTTGTGTTACTAATTGTGCTGCTGCATCTGCATCTCCTTTTCTTAGAAGCGCTTCAGCTTTCATCATTAACACGTCAGCATAACGGAACATCGGGTAGTCATTGTCCAAGTTGTTAGTAGCACCTTGTTTGATCTTGTATTTACCGATTCTGTAGCCACTATTACTTGGAGCTACTGTACCGTCTCCACCTATACCTGGAACTTCCTTCACATAGTTGATAACCATTTCACCGGTTGTAGCACTGTATTGAGGTCCCATGATCCAAGAATCGGCCAAACGACCGTCTTCTTTGTCATACGTATCAATGAATTGTGGAACTGCACAGTTACCGCCCCATGGACCAGCTGACATTCCGTAAACCAAACGGCTTAAAGGGTCAAGGGTCTTCATGTGAATTTGGGAACCTGTACCATAGATTTCATCGTAAGGTACGGCAAAGATGATCTCTTTACTATTGTGGTTCGTATATGTAAATACGTCACTGTAGTTAGGATCAAGGATGTAATTATTGCTAGCAATGATGTCATTGGTTTCTTTAATTACACCATCCCAGTTAGCAGTACCTGTGTACACTTCAGCATTCAGGTAGATCTTCGCTAAAAGTGCTTTTGCTGCCCATTTGTTCATTCTACCATAAGTGGCAGATACATCTGAGGAAAGTAGGGGTTCAATTTCAGTGATTTCTTTTACGATGAAATCGTATACTTCCTTACGTGTACTTTGCTGCGGTAGGGTTACATCACGGTAGTTGGTTACAATTGGAACGTTACCGTGGTTATCCAATAGAAGATAGTATGCTAAAGCTCTCGCTGCACGTAATTCCGCAATGGCTGCCTTTGCCGTAGCTTCTGGAAGTGGAATTTCGTTATCTTCTATCTGCGCAATAACGCGGTTCGCTCTTGTGATACTCGCGTAGGAGGATTGCCATGTATTCTCAGGCTGCCATTGCTGGGAAGTCCATGCGTGCTGGTGCATCCTTCTGTAAGTACCACCGTCATCCCAACCGTTAGGTCTAACTGGTGTAATTATAGCATCTGCCGGCTCTTCTTGTAAGTCAAAGTATCCTTGCCATCCGAACATCAATGAACGGAAGGAAGCGTATACCGGAGCCAAGATGTTTGGTAGATCTCTCTCAGTAGGTTTGAATGAGGTAGAAAGTACTTCAGAGTATACCTCTTCATCCAGATTTGTACAGGAACCACCGCTAATCATTAAGCAGGCAGTTAGTGCATATATTGATATCTTTTTCATTGTCTAATAATCTTTAATTCTTTGCGTTAAAATGACACATTTAAGCCCAAAGTATAAGTTCTAGTGTTAGGATACTTATCACGGTGGTCAATACCAGGAGCGAAGGTATAATCTCCGGTGTAGCTCACGCCTTCAGGGTCTATGCCTTTGTAACCTGTGAAGGTGTAAAGGTTAAGTACAGATCCATAAACTCTCAAGTTATTGATGCCCTTGATCACTTTTGGAAGTGTATATCCAAGTGTGATGTTATCTAACTTCAAGTAGTCTCCTTTCTCAATGTAGTGAGAAACATATACAAGATCATTTTTCAACTCTTTACCGTATACAGGATCATATGCAGTTTTTAACACATTGTACGCCTTGTTTACAGGGTTTTCATAATACAGACGCTGCATGTTCAAGATATCATGACCAAATGCGCCACGGAAATTCACAGTTAAGTCAAATCTTTTGTAGTTTAAGTTGTTGTTCCAACCCACATTAAATTTAGGAATACCGTTGCCGTAGAATTGACGATCTTCTGGAGTAGCTTGAGCAATAGGAATAATTTCTCCGTTCTTATTTTCTACTAACCATTTGCCATTATCATCAACACCTACGCTTTTTAATACATAGAATTGACCAATAGGACCACCCACTTGTACACGGTGCGTGCTTACTTGGATAGGCTCACCGGTATAACCTGCATCAAAATATTCGGTAGTTACGTCAAATTGATCATTTGAAAGGTCAATCAACTTGTTTTTGTTAGTTGAGAAGGTCAATGTAGTGTTCCAGCTGAAATCTTTCTTTTGGATGGCAGCGTAGTTCAACATTACTTCTATACCTGAGTTCTTCATTGAACCTGCATTCAACATCATGCTAGAGGTTAAGTATGGAGGAACCGGTACAGAGAAGTAATACAATAGGTCATTAACAGTACGAGTATAGAAATCTATGGATCCACTTAGTTTGTTTTTGTAGATACCAAAGTCTAAACCTGCGTTCCATTCTGTTTTTTTCTCCCATCTTAAATCAGGGTTGAAGTTACGTGCAGGGATAAAACCAGGAACCCATTTTCCACCGATAAAGGCACCTTGTCCTGTAGCGAAGTTGTAACTGATTTGAGACTGATATGGAGAGGAGGCAATAGTACCAGTAACCCCTACACCCGCTCTTAATTTCAATTGAGAGATAGTGTTGGTACCTTTCAAGAATTCTTCGTTAGCAATGTTCCAACCCAATGAGAATGCCGGGAAAGTACCCCACTGATTATTCTCACCGAAAGTAGATGAACCTTCTCTACGAACAGAAGCCATAACCATATACTTGTTGTCAAATACATAGTTTAAACGAGCGAAGAAACCGGCCAACTGCCATTTGCTCTTATAGCTAGTCATTGAAGCTAGACCTCTTTGTAGAGCAGTACCCGCTTCTAGCTTGTTGTAAGAGTAAGCGTCAGTTGGGAAGTCATAGTTATACGCATAGAAGTTCTCAGACGTATTGTCTTGCCAGCTGTATCCTCCTAGTAAAGTGAATCTGTGGTCATTGAACGTTTTCACGTAGTTACCTGTCAATTCCAATAGATTCTCTGTGTTTGCAGAAGTATAGCGACTAGCCGTTCCATTCATGTTGTTTTTAGTAGTGTTAACATGCTGGAAAGTTGTAGCAGAACCTGATAAATAGTCACCTTGAACTCTTGAAGCTAATAGTTTGAAGTTCAAGTCTCTCATAGGACGGTATTCCACTGACCCGCTGAAACGGTTTTCTTTTGTTTTAGCGTCATTAATGGTTTCATGGATGTAACCTAGTGGGTTGTCATACATATAGGCATTGCTTTCTTTCCATGTACCATCAGCGTTCTTGATAGCATCCGTTGGGTTACGGATCATGGCTTGTCTCCAGGCCCAGCCTCCGGCTCCACCTTGGTTAGAGGTAGTGGTAGTACTGATTAATTGTAGGTTTGTTTTTACTTTACCATCATACATTTCGTGGTTCAAGTCAGCACGTAGAGCTACTCTCTCTTGACCGGTTTTAAGCATGATACCGTCCCAGTCTCTGTAGTTCAAAGTACCGGTGAAGTTGGTTTTATAGTTACCACCAAAGAAAGCCAAGTTATGGTTATGGCTAAGTGGGTTTTGTAAAACTTCATCGATCCAGTTGGTATTGCTACCTAGGTCTTCGTAAGCGTATCCTTGTGAAATTAAGCGTCTGTAATCGCTAGCATCCATCATCTCCGGTTTGCGGTAGATCCTTTGTTGGTTTACATAAGCGTTATACTCCACAGTAGTTTTGTTCTCGCTGTTTTTGTTTTTACGAGTCGTGATCAAGATCACACCACCCGTAGCGCGAGTACCGTAGATCGCTGCTGCTGAACCATCTTTCAGAACGTCAATAGATTCGATGTCTTCCGGAGCTACAGTAGTAATACTACCCGGTACACCGTCCACAATCACCAATGGGTTTTGAGAACCGTTAATGGAGTTCAAACCACGAAGGTTGATCTGAGTAGTGGCATTTGGATCACCGCTAGGAGTAGTGATTCTAAGACCAGCTACCTTACCTTGGATCAATTGTGCCGCATCTCTTACCGTACCTTTTAAGAAGTCTTCTGATTTTACGCTCGATACGGAACTGGTAACATCTCCTTTACGCTGTGTACCGTAACCTACTACTACTAATTCATCTAAGCTGGCATTTCCTCCCGTTAAGATGATGTCCAAAGTTCTTTGATTCGTTAGGGCGATTTCTTGTTTGTCATATCCTATAGCGGATACTACCAAAATGGAGTTAGGGCCATACTTCAGAGTGAATTTACCCTCCGCGTCTGTGTATGCTAAGGTACTAGTGTTTTTGATACCTACCATGGCTACCTCGATAGGTTTGCCATCTTGGTCCTTTACTGTACCCGTTAAGGTCAGGTCTTGCGCTAATGCCACCCATGGGAGCGCCATGAAGAGCAAGAACAGGAAATTGGTTAGCTGTTTCTTCATAGTTACGTTATAAAATTTTTTTGGTTATTGGTACGAATGACTCAACGGTTTCTGAGTTTTACGTCCGACAAATGTCCTTCAATTTGAGTTTTTCTGCTCTGCGCATTTTAACCAATGAATACAATAATTTAACAGTAAATTAATATCCTTTATGAGGGTTAAAATGTGAGGTTTAAATCAGAGGAATAGGGGTTAAAATGCTAGGATAGAAATGTTTGATTTTGTAGATGATTTTGCAGTTTTCGTAGAAGAAGGTCAATTTTAGGAGGATAAAATTCAATTAAGAAGGTGAGTTTATACTCACCTTCTTTCTGTAATTATTTGGATGTAATCAAATGTACCATAGCCTTTTACATTGTTGTTCGAAGCATGGAATAGTCCAATTTTTAATTTTTCATTTTTGAGTTCCGGACAGTAGAATGGACTGCCTATAAGATCTTCCCAATTTGTGCCGTCTCTGCTGATTCGGAGGTGAAAATATTCATCAGCTTTTTGTATTTGAAGATAAGGATAATAATTCCACCCCAGGCCATTATTCCTTTGTATCCTAGAATCTTGTGTTCCGAAGGTGCTCATATTCCCGATATTCCATCCCGTGAGTATGGTATTTTGCAAATAGGTGCTAGATCCCTGTACCATGATTCCTGTTTCTGTAGCCGTATTTCTTTTCTCGGCAGAACCTATAATGTCAGTTAATTTTGCACTAAAGGTGAAGTTTCCTTCTACTTCCTTATAGATATAGGGCCCTTTCTTTCCTACAAAATCCCAAGAAGAGTTGACAGATCCCAGTTCCATTTGCCCATTTTTTCCTCTGATATAAGCTTCTACATTTTTGTCCCCTTGTGTTCCATCCCAAAACTCAGGTAAATTCTCTAGGAAATCTTTCTCATCAGGTATGTTAACTTTCTTTTCCTTCTGTATAGAAGGTGGAGGTACATTTAGATATGCACTGACATTTCCTTCTTCATCGCGTACTTTTACTTGAATGGACTCTGGTAGTTGAGGATAAAGATGATAATTCCTATTTTGCCATTGATCAAAATAGTATTCTAATCCATCTTGTGGAATGCATTGAACCAGCACCTGATTCCCGGATGTATAGAAAGCTTTACAACCTTCTATTTTAAGTACATTTCCTTGAAGGGCTAAGGGTGGTTTTTGGCCTGTATATATTCCCCATTGTTGGAAGGCCCATTCAGTGGGCTTGAACGTAGTGATCTTTTGTCCTTTCCAAAGAATTGAGCCATTGCCTTTCAACTGTAAAGTGCCCCAATTTTCCCCATTTTTAGGATTACAAACGGCTCTTAATTCCGAGTGTGGATTTTGTTTAAGATAGTCCATAGCTTCTGCGGGTATAAAGTCCTGTCCCACTACAGCCATTTTCCCATCATAATCCTCTACTTCTACAGAAGGGATTTCCATCTGTAGATATCCTCTGTTTTTCCAACCTTGTCGCTTTTTATAGTCCAGATCCCGGGCGGTGTAGTAATATGGCCAGTCTTTGTCAGATTCTAAAGATGGTATTTCATTTGGTTCAAAGGCTCTGTCATAAATTCTTAACTCGGCTAGTAGACCGCTAAAACCTTCTGTTCCATTTCTGCCTAAAGTAATGAGAGAGTCCGGTCGTATAAACAGCATTTTATCTGAGGCACTTACTTCCTTTCCGTCTACATAAACCCTCTGCATGTAGCCGTCAAAGGTTATCGCGATTCTTTGCCATTTGTTCTCCTTTAATGAAGACTTGAAGGATAGATCCGCCCAGCCCCCGTGTGTTACTGCCCCACTTTGAGCATCATATCCCGCTCCGAAGGTGGCTTTGGTAAGATCCTGTGGACTTCTTGACCAGGTGATTAAAGGTTCGAACCTTTCAATGGTAGGGTTGAAAATATCATAAATGAGAGTAAAACTGCTGTTGCCCTGAAGGGGAAAGGAAAAATTAGAGGTCCAAAGGTCAGTACCTTGGAATTTGATCCCCTTCTTGCCCTCTATAATCTCCACCGCAGCTTGATTTGCAGCGGAGAATTTTCCTCCCATAGCGCCATCATTGGATAGAGATTTCAATTTCTCTCCCGGAAGCAAGTCTGAGGCACTCAAGTGAACCAATAGGTCTTTATGCTTCCTCACTACAGGTTCCTTTTGAGGACTAGAAGTAGGAAAATCTCCCTTAATCTTCTCTTTAAAGATTTTTACGTTCCAAATACCTCGCGGCAGTCCAGGTTGTTGCGTTTCTAAGATGGTGATTCTAATATATCGGGCTTGAACTTGGTTGAAATCTGCCATGGGACTTCCCCAAGTAGTATTTTGGCTTCTATCTGCGAAGGTTTTCCAGGTCTTTTGATCCGTAGAATATTCAATTCTGTATTGATAGTAGTAGGTAGCATATTCAAATTGAGTCAAGATAGACTGAATGGTAATGACTTCCCCGAGGTCCACTTGCCACCATGCCTGTTTCATGTTGTCCTTTGCTCTCCAGAGGGTTCCGTTATCATCGTCAGCGGCATTCGAGGCCTGAAAGTGGAGATTATATTCAGAAGATGCTTTAACCGTCTTCCCTAGGGCGAGGTTGGTATAAGGAATTTGATTAGGACCAAGCAGTCCTATACCTGAATGTGTAGGTTTTACTTTTTTTATATTTCCTTTTTCGTCAAACTCTAGGAGGTCTGCGGCCAACTGCCGATGGAAGCCTCCATTGGAGTGGGGGTTATTGTGCCGATGGTAAACTATGTAATACTTTCCTTCATGTTCCTGCACGCTATGATGTCCCGGCCCGTGGACCGTTCCGTCCTCATTGGTCACTAGAATAGGGTTTTCATCCGGGTATTCATAGGGGCCAAAGGGGCCTGTAGTGCTTTTTAAGTACTGTACACGGTAAGTATGGTCTTCGCATCTTCCTGAAGAATACATGAAATAGTAGATTCCATCTTTCTTGAACATAAATGGAGCTTCGAAGAAATCCTTTGCTACGGTATTAGGGATCAATTCCACCTTAGAGAAGGTCTTCATGTCCGGGTTTAGTTTACCTACCGCGCAACCGTGCTCAGGGTAAATTCCCCATGTCCCCCAAAACATGTATATGGATCCGTCATCATCCGTGAACGTCTGAGCGTCTAAGGTGATCACACCCGGTATCATGTAGTTCGGGATGATGGCTTTGCCACTGTCTATGGGTGTCCAGGGACCCACAGGGCTCTCTGATTGCCCTGCAAAGATCTCTACCGGTTGGCTATAATACAGGTAGTATTTCCCATCATATCCTTTGGTGACATCCGGAGCCCAGTACCAGTGTGTATTAGGCCAGTTCATGGGCTGTATGGTCCAGTTGACAAAATCTTTAGAGGTCCATACCTGTGCAGGTCCGCCTCCCCATCCTGTACCGTCTGTGGTAGCATATAGGTAGAAGGTGTCACCAATTTTCTTGATGGTAGGATCAGCGAAATACCCAGGTACTAGGGGATTCCTGTTTTGGGCAAAGCAATTAAAAAAGAGACATGTTAAGAAAAGGATCTTTTTCATAGAATTATTGGCATAAACACCGATTTAAAGACAAGGTGTACAATCCTCAAAATTAGCTATAAGACGCCTATACCTGGGTGAATGGATTTTAACAAAAGATCTTTATTTGTTGACCGAATTGGATGGGGCTAAGTTTTAAAAGGTGAGGTCTAAGCAACTGCCGACGTATGTAAAATACTGGGAAGAACCATAAAAATCCTTCCCATTTTGGATTCAACCATTCACCTTCTTATCCATCATGTTCTTTACGATGTTGATGACTGTTTTTCGGGGTAATAGTCGGGGGATAAGCGACTGCAATACATTATCAAAACCTATGATCTTATTATTCTTTTTCCTGAGCAGAGCATCCAGGCTTTGCTTAGCTACTTCTTCCGGACTTTCATACTTCATACCAGCGGTATTTGCATTTGCAGAGGCTTGAAATCCCGTGTCTGTATTTCCTGGGCATATGCATGTCACAACTATTCCTCTGTCAGCATATTCTCCGTACAAGGACTCAGAAAAGTTTAGCACAAAGGACTTAGATGCACAATATACTGCAATGTACGGGCAGGGTTGTAAGGCACCGGTGGAGGCAATATTGACTATCCCGCCATTATTGTTCTGTAACATCTCTGGTAAAAACAAGTGAGTTAAAGATAGCAGGGAGTTGATATTCAAGTGAAGCATGGATTGATAAGTCTCTAGGGATTGATCCAGAAAGTTTGTCCATTTTCCTATCCCTGCATTATTAATCAGTAGATCTATAGTAAGTCCTAGCTTCTTGATCTCTTGATAGATGAATTTAGGGGAACGCAGGTCTGAGAGATCAGCAACTATATACCTGGCCTGAATTTTGAATTTTGATTGGAGATCTTCGGCCATCTGAGAAAGCTTATTTTCAGATCTAGCCGTTATCACCAGATTTACACCTTTTTTTGCCAGTTCGTAGGCGAAGGCTTTGCCAATTCCGGAAGAAGCTCCCGTGATGAGTGCAGAACGATATTTGAAATTTGTCATCTTTGATTAATTTTTTACAAAGGGACAAACTTTGAAATCAAATCTACTTAACAAATGTTAGGAAGAGATTTGTCTTCTGATTCTACTAAGACTTTCCGGTTTGATTCCTATGTAAGAAGCGATGTACTGCAAGGGGACATTTTGTAGGATGTCAGGGTAAGATCTCATGAGTTTAAGGTAGCGTTCTTCAGCACTGAGCAATATCATGTCACGTGTTCGTTCCTCATTGTAGATCAAGGCTTGTTCATAGATTTTCTCGCCAAAAATACTCCACTGATGGATTTGGGTGTTCAAATTTTCTAATTCAGGCTTAGTGATACGTAACAAAGTACATTCCGTGATGGTCTGTACATTATCGTAGGCGGGGACATTCGCGATAAAACTTTGGTAAGAAGTAATAAAACCAGAAGGACAGTTGATCTGTGTAGTCCGCTCTTCTCCCTCCTTAGTATAATATACCCGGACATATCCATCCACGATGTAGTATAAGTACTTGGTTCGCTTATTTTCTTCCTCTAGTAGGGTGTTCTTCGGGATCTGAATGGCTTTGAATGCACGGCATATGGTTTGGATATCTCCTTCCTGCAGAGGAATTAAGTTGGATACTTTATGGATCAATTTCTCATGCATGGAAGTCGTATTTGATCTGGAGATCATTTTTTTTAAATATTATGATGCTCTAATTACTTTAGAATAGAACATTTGGATGCTAAGGGCATACAAATGCAGAGAAGCCACTTATCTTTTTGGGAACTTGTCCCGAATTAAATGAAGTTCAATATGATGTTCAAGATAGGCTTTTAGACCGTCTAGTACAGTAGTAAAACCACCCGTATTGTTTAATAGGGCCTCTATTAAGGCATCTCCTGTCTGTTGAAATCCGTAATTTCTAATGGTAACATAAGTGCTTTCTTCCGTCATTGCTTCAAACTCAAAATCTACAGCAGTAGGTGGTTCATCCCATTCTATAGATATTCTTTTGTTAGGTATGATTTCTTTTACTTTTACTAGGCAAGAAACCCCGTACATTTCCCATTCCCATTTGATCGTCTTTCCTACTTCCAAAGGTCCACTGGACTTAGTAAACCAAAAATGAGTAGTAATGCTAGGGTCAACGAAAGCTTGGAAAACCAGTGAAGCAGGCTTCCTAATAAGCATTTGGGTTTCAACTGTAGGTGTCATATGTTCCAAAATTGATTCCAAAATTAAGGATTTTGTGAAGGTTTCCAAGGTGGGAGCATTTTTCTTTTGATGCGTGATTTTCAATTGATTTTGTCTGTAAAATGGTTATTGTTATAGGATATTAGGTTCATAATTATCCTTGTCAATTTTTTTTTCTGTCCTTTTATTCCAGATGATTTCTTTTTCCTCCCAATATGAGATTTGGCTTCTAGAAATGTTTTTACTTTCAATGTACTTAAGGTCTTTGATGTGAGATTTGGGTACGGACTTATTGCAAGGGATTAAATTTGAAATGAAGGGGAAAATGTAGCTAACTCATCGAACTCTCCCCGCTTTTTTATACTTTGGTTTCTTTTATTAGAAAGGAAGCA harbors:
- a CDS encoding SRPBCC family protein translates to MTPTVETQMLIRKPASLVFQAFVDPSITTHFWFTKSSGPLEVGKTIKWEWEMYGVSCLVKVKEIIPNKRISIEWDEPPTAVDFEFEAMTEESTYVTIRNYGFQQTGDALIEALLNNTGGFTTVLDGLKAYLEHHIELHLIRDKFPKR
- a CDS encoding SDR family NAD(P)-dependent oxidoreductase, whose amino-acid sequence is MTNFKYRSALITGASSGIGKAFAYELAKKGVNLVITARSENKLSQMAEDLQSKFKIQARYIVADLSDLRSPKFIYQEIKKLGLTIDLLINNAGIGKWTNFLDQSLETYQSMLHLNINSLLSLTHLFLPEMLQNNNGGIVNIASTGALQPCPYIAVYCASKSFVLNFSESLYGEYADRGIVVTCICPGNTDTGFQASANANTAGMKYESPEEVAKQSLDALLRKKNNKIIGFDNVLQSLIPRLLPRKTVINIVKNMMDKKVNG
- a CDS encoding family 43 glycosylhydrolase, which gives rise to MKKILFLTCLFFNCFAQNRNPLVPGYFADPTIKKIGDTFYLYATTDGTGWGGGPAQVWTSKDFVNWTIQPMNWPNTHWYWAPDVTKGYDGKYYLYYSQPVEIFAGQSESPVGPWTPIDSGKAIIPNYMIPGVITLDAQTFTDDDGSIYMFWGTWGIYPEHGCAVGKLNPDMKTFSKVELIPNTVAKDFFEAPFMFKKDGIYYFMYSSGRCEDHTYRVQYLKSTTGPFGPYEYPDENPILVTNEDGTVHGPGHHSVQEHEGKYYIVYHRHNNPHSNGGFHRQLAADLLEFDEKGNIKKVKPTHSGIGLLGPNQIPYTNLALGKTVKASSEYNLHFQASNAADDDNGTLWRAKDNMKQAWWQVDLGEVITIQSILTQFEYATYYYQYRIEYSTDQKTWKTFADRSQNTTWGSPMADFNQVQARYIRITILETQQPGLPRGIWNVKIFKEKIKGDFPTSSPQKEPVVRKHKDLLVHLSASDLLPGEKLKSLSNDGAMGGKFSAANQAAVEIIEGKKGIKFQGTDLWTSNFSFPLQGNSSFTLIYDIFNPTIERFEPLITWSRSPQDLTKATFGAGYDAQSGAVTHGGWADLSFKSSLKENKWQRIAITFDGYMQRVYVDGKEVSASDKMLFIRPDSLITLGRNGTEGFSGLLAELRIYDRAFEPNEIPSLESDKDWPYYYTARDLDYKKRQGWKNRGYLQMEIPSVEVEDYDGKMAVVGQDFIPAEAMDYLKQNPHSELRAVCNPKNGENWGTLQLKGNGSILWKGQKITTFKPTEWAFQQWGIYTGQKPPLALQGNVLKIEGCKAFYTSGNQVLVQCIPQDGLEYYFDQWQNRNYHLYPQLPESIQVKVRDEEGNVSAYLNVPPPSIQKEKKVNIPDEKDFLENLPEFWDGTQGDKNVEAYIRGKNGQMELGSVNSSWDFVGKKGPYIYKEVEGNFTFSAKLTDIIGSAEKRNTATETGIMVQGSSTYLQNTILTGWNIGNMSTFGTQDSRIQRNNGLGWNYYPYLQIQKADEYFHLRISRDGTNWEDLIGSPFYCPELKNEKLKIGLFHASNNNVKGYGTFDYIQIITERR
- a CDS encoding Crp/Fnr family transcriptional regulator, whose translation is MISRSNTTSMHEKLIHKVSNLIPLQEGDIQTICRAFKAIQIPKNTLLEEENKRTKYLYYIVDGYVRVYYTKEGEERTTQINCPSGFITSYQSFIANVPAYDNVQTITECTLLRITKPELENLNTQIHQWSIFGEKIYEQALIYNEERTRDMILLSAEERYLKLMRSYPDILQNVPLQYIASYIGIKPESLSRIRRQISS